The sequence CAACGCCGCCCGAGCCGCGCCACGGCCGCGGGGGCCTCGGCGAGGCTGCCTGCGCCGAAGTGGATCTCGGGCGTCGTGCGGAACGAAAACTTCACGGGAACACGCGGCGGCGCGTCAGGCCCAGGGCTCGGGGAACAAGGAGGCGTATTTCTCACCGACACGAGGGACGGCCATCATCGGCGCGACGCGCTCCTTCCAGCGGAGGTAATGCGGCGTCTGCTGGTGGGCCTTGAAATCGGCCTCGGTGTGGTACACCTCGTACAGGAAAAACCGGGTGAGATCGTCCGCGGCGCGCAGGACGTCGAAGCGGACGTTGCCCGGTTCGGTACGCGTGCCCCGGGCATTGTCGAGCGTGGCTTCGGCGAAGGCGTCGACCTGATCGGCGAGCACGGAAACCTTGACGCAAACGACGTACATGACGAGCTCCGTTCAAAGCTTCGGGGCGACGAGCAGCGGCATGAGGCCGTCGAGCTCCGCGGGGGAGAGCAGCGGGCGCAGGGCCTTGATGAGCTTCTCGGCGATGACGGGATCATCCACGCTCGACGAGTCGAAGCTGCGGAGGTTGACGCCCGTCACGAGGATCAAGCGCGAGATGAAGAACGAGCCGTGTTTCTGGTCGAGCAACCGGACGGCCTGGTAGATGCCGCCCTTCGTGTGCCTGACCCCCGACCGCGGCTGCCCCGACGCCGGTGTGCTCGAAGGCCCGCTGCTCGGCGCGGGCCCGGACGAAGGCGGCATGCGACTCGAAGGCACGCTCGCCGGCGGGAGCCTCTCGCCCCGCACCGAGATGGGCACCGCGTCGAACCCCCGCGCGATCACGCCCGAGAAAGAGGTGGACGTCGGCGGCTGACTCTCAGGCCCGGTGCGCGGATCGTCGACGCCCGGATCGCTCCGACGAGGGCCACGATCCGGGGGTCTTTGTGGGTTGCTCACGTGTGCAATTTTCCGACAACCCGGGGCCAATGTCCATGAGGAAGCGCGCGCGGAGGTGGGGTGAGGGGGGGCACGTCCTTGACTTGCCGCCCGAGTCGGATGAGATGGCGCCATGAGCCACGTGCCGGTGAGGCCAGGCGATGTGCTCGCGCGGAAGTACCGCGTGGAGCGGGTGCTCGGCGCGGGGGCGATGGGCGTGGTCGTGGCGGCGCGGCACGTGGAGCTCGGGCAGCTCGTCGCGGTGAAGGCGCTGCTCACGGGCCGCGCGGTGATCCCGGAGCAACACGAGCGGTTCTTGCGCGAGGCGCGCGCGGCGGTGCGGCTCAAGAGCCATCACGTGGCGCGGGTGCTCGACGTGGGCGCGGACGAGAAGGACGCGCCGTACATCGTGATGGAGTACCTGGAAGGGCAGGACCTCGCGGCTGTGCTGAAGGCGCGGCGGATCCTGCCGTTCGAGGAGGCGGTCGCGTACGTGCTGCAGGCGTGCGAGGCCGTGGGCGAGGCGCACGCGGCGGGGATCGTGCACCGGGATCTGAAGCCGGCGAACCTGTTCCTGACGCACGACGTGAGCGGCGCGCCGTGCGTGAAGGTGCTGGATTTCGGGATCTCGAAGGTCGCGTCGGCGGACGTGGCGCTGACACACGAGTCGCAGATGCTCGGCTCGCCGCTCTACATGTCGCCGGAGCAGATGACGGCGCCGAAGAGCGTGGACGCGCGGAGTGATGTCTGGGCGCTGGGGGTGATCCTGTATCAGCTCGTCGCGGGCAGGACGCCGTTTCACGCGGAGACGGTGCACGCGGTGAGCGCGCTCGTCGTGGCGCGTGAGCCGACGCCGCTCGGGCACCACCGGCCCGACGCGCCGCCGGGGTTCGAGGCGGTGATCCGGCGTTGCCTGGTGAAGGATCGCGAGGGGCGGTTTCGTGACGTCGCGGAGCTCGCGGCGGCGCTCGCGCCGTACGCGCCGGCGGAGGCGCGGCCGTACGTGGAGCGTGTCGCGCGGGTGGTGGGGGCGCGTGGATCGAGGGGGAGCTCATCGGCGGGGATGGTCGCGGCGGCGGCGACGGCGGCGCCTTCGATGCCGGTCGGGGCGTCTCCGTCGGCGCCGGTGGTGGCGAGCGCGGCGCGCAAGGCGCCGGTGCCTCTGGGCGTGCTCATCGCGTCGGGGGTCGCGGCGGCGGTGGTGGCGGGGCTGCTCGTGGTGTTCGTGCTGATGAAGAGGGAGCCGGTCGCGGCATCGGCGGCGGTGGTGGAGACGGAGGCGGCGGCGGTCGTGGTCGCGGATGCGGGAGCGGGGGCGGATGCGGGGGCGGATGCGGATGCGGGGGCGGGGGCGGATGTGGGGGCGGCGCTTCCGGTCGTGCCCACGGTGTCGCCCGTGCCTGAGGTGGCTCCGGCGAAGGTGGTCCCTGTGGTGAAGCCGCCCGCGCCGGGGAAGGCGCCTGCGAAGCCGGCGAAGCGGACCGAGGATCTCTACGCGCCGTGAGCGTTTCCATCCCTTGTGGCGTCTCGCGGGATGGCGCGGGAGGCGTCGCAGGCGCCTGCGAGCGACGCCGCGTTCGCGCGGGAGCGTCGGCGGGCGACGGCGACCTGCGCTGGGCCGTCGCGGCGCGTGTCACAGGCCGCTTGCGTGAGGTGGTGGGATGGCGCGGAGCGTGTCGCAAGCGGCTGTGACGGCTTCTGCGCCATCACGGCGACGTGTTCTGCCGCTCGTGGACGCCTTCGCGTCATCGCGGCGGTGTCTTCCGACGCTCGCGGCGTTCTCCGCGCCGCGGGCGGGCTTCAGGGCGTGGTTTCGGCCTCGGCCGGCGCTGCCGCGGGGCTCGATTTGCGCGCCTTGCGCCAGGGGAGCGTGAAGAGGGCTGTTTTTTCGCGGTCCTTGAGGAGGGACTGGATGGCGCCGAGCTGGGCTTCGCGCGACTGCGAGAGCTCGGACTTGTAGAGCGTCAGCGCCACCTTCCCGCTCTGGAGCGCGAGGCGGGCCAGGTCTTCCTTTTTGTCGGCGTCGTGGAACTCGCCGAGCTCGATCTCGAGCTTTTTGAGGAAAGCGAGGCGCAAGGGGTGCTCTTCGGGGAGCGACTTGAGGTTGGAGATGGCGGCGCCGGCCCGTTCGGTGAAGGCCGCGGCGGTGGTGCGGCGGAGGGCGGAGGGCGCGTCGGGCAGGAGGGTGAGGACCTCCTTGGGGTTTTTCACGGCCATGGTGCGGCGGAGCTCGGTATACACGTC comes from Polyangium spumosum and encodes:
- a CDS encoding antibiotic biosynthesis monooxygenase, yielding MYVVCVKVSVLADQVDAFAEATLDNARGTRTEPGNVRFDVLRAADDLTRFFLYEVYHTEADFKAHQQTPHYLRWKERVAPMMAVPRVGEKYASLFPEPWA
- a CDS encoding serine/threonine-protein kinase; the encoded protein is MSHVPVRPGDVLARKYRVERVLGAGAMGVVVAARHVELGQLVAVKALLTGRAVIPEQHERFLREARAAVRLKSHHVARVLDVGADEKDAPYIVMEYLEGQDLAAVLKARRILPFEEAVAYVLQACEAVGEAHAAGIVHRDLKPANLFLTHDVSGAPCVKVLDFGISKVASADVALTHESQMLGSPLYMSPEQMTAPKSVDARSDVWALGVILYQLVAGRTPFHAETVHAVSALVVAREPTPLGHHRPDAPPGFEAVIRRCLVKDREGRFRDVAELAAALAPYAPAEARPYVERVARVVGARGSRGSSSAGMVAAAATAAPSMPVGASPSAPVVASAARKAPVPLGVLIASGVAAAVVAGLLVVFVLMKREPVAASAAVVETEAAAVVVADAGAGADAGADADAGAGADVGAALPVVPTVSPVPEVAPAKVVPVVKPPAPGKAPAKPAKRTEDLYAP